Sequence from the Priestia megaterium genome:
TTAATGAGACTTCTACGTACCGTCAAGATAATTACCCTTATGGTGGCGTGAAATTAAGTGGAGTGGGAAAAGAAGGCGTGAAGTATGCAATTGAAGATATGACTGAAATTAAGTTTGTTGGAATTAAATTAACCTAAGGAGGAAGGAACATGACAATTTCTTATTTTCGTACAGCTGAAACATTAGTTACTGGATCTGGGTCTATTTCAAAAATAGGAGAAGAAGCTAAAAAGTTAAATGCAACAAAAGTAATTATTATTACAGATAAAGTCATTCGTCAGACGGGACTATTATCGAAAGTAATAAATCCTTTAGAAGAGGCTGGTTTGGCAACAGATATTATTGATGATGTAGTACCAGAGCCTCCTTTTGAGAATTTAGAACAAATGATTACTCAAATTGAAGGCAAAGGCTATGATCTTCTAGTTGGTGTAGGGGGAGGAAGTGCACTTGACATTGCCAAGGTCCTTTCTATCATGCTAACAAACAATGAAGATGTAAGAGATTTAGTCGGCATTGAGAAAGTGAAAAACCCAGGAGTGCCTACTATCTTAGTACCTACTACCTCTGGAACAGGTTCCGAGGTTACCTACAATGCTATTTTCACTGATATTCGTGACAAAGTTAAAAAGGGAATTGTAAGTCCATATTTACTTCCTAAAGTAGCGATTGTAGATCCAGAATTGACGTTAACCGTTCCCCCTTCAGTTACGGCAGCAACTGGAATGGATGCCCTTGTTCATGCGGTTGAATCCTACACAGCTATCCGTGCTGGCGAACTAACGGATGGAATTGCTTTACAAGCTATTAAGTTAATTTCTGGTTCGATACGTAAGGCTGTATACAATGGCAAAGATCTCAAAGCACGCGAGGATATGGCAATGGGAAGTCTACTGGCTGGTATTTCTCTTGGCAACGCTGGAGTAGGTGCAGTACATGCTTTAGCTTATCCACTTGGCGGTAAGTTTAAGGTCCCTCACGGCGTAGCAAACTCTCTTTTACTTCCATTTGTAATGAAATACAATGCCGTTGCAGATTTGGAGAAATTTGCAGAAGTAGCTAAAGCAATGGGAGAAAATGTAGATGGTCTTTCATTACGTGAGGCTGCAGATCGTGCTGTTCAAGCATTGGCACAGTTATCTAAAGATGTAGGTATTCCATCAAGCCTGAAGGAGGTGGGGGTCACAGCATCAGATATTTCAGATCTTGCAGAAGAGGCAAGCAAAATTGATCGTCTGCTTAATAATAATCCGCGATGGTTAACGGTAAAAGAGATTAAGAAGATTTATGAAGAAGCATATGGTTCAGTAGAGGTTCCAGCCTTAGCCACAACATAATTGAAAAGTATAGGTAAAATTTTTGTTCCATCATACTAGGAGGCAAGGAAATGAGCTATTTCTCTGAGCTAGAAGGAAAAAAAATTCTGGTTGTGGGTGGAAGTAAGGGCATTGGGAAAGATATTGCCCTTGCTTTTGCCAAACTTAAAGCCGATGTTATCATCACCGGTAGAAATGAGGAAGACTTAAAAAAGGCTAGTGATGAAATTGGTGAATTCAATTCTAATTGTTCTTACCTTACGGCTGATATTCAAAATGTGAACCAAATTTATACCATGATTGATCAGGCGTATGAACGATTAGGTGGAATTGATGTACTTATTAATAATGCGGGAGTTAACATTCCAAAACCTGCGCTGGAAGTTACCGAAGAAGATTGGGATCAAGTATTAGATACAAATTTAAAAGGCACCTTCTTTTGCTCTCAACGGGCCGGAAAGTATATGATTGAGCAAGGAAGAAAAGGAAGAATTATCAATATCGTTTCGCAAATGGCTTTTGTAGGTTATATTAAACGCGCAGCTTATTGTTCGAGTAAAGGTGGCGCAGTACAATTAACAAAAGCACTAGCTATTGAATGGGCTGATAAGCAAATCAAGGTGAACGCGGTGGCACCAACCTTCATAGAAACTGACTTTACTAAAAAAATGTTTGACAACAAAGATTTTTATAATGATGTATTAAGTAGAATTCCATTAGGAACACTCGCTAAACCTAATGATGTGACAGGCGCCGTATTATTTTTGGCATCTGATATGGCTAGCTTTATTACAGGAGAAACAATCCGTGTCGACGGCGGATGGACTGCAATCTAAGTTTCCAATGTTACCTTTATCGTATCCTACCTAACTAGACTGATTTAAATATATGTAAAACTTAAATAATCCCCCCTTGAGTAAACAGTCCCCCTCTCTGTTTATTTGAGGGGGGATTAATATTAGTAGGAAAATAGGAGGTTTTACTAAATGTATGCAGTTATTGTTACTGATTATGGAGATACTGAAGTACTTAGATATCAACAGGTTGAGCAACCAAAACCAGGACTAAATCAGGTATTGATAAAAGTTGAGGCAACTAGCGTTAACTTCGCAGATATTAAGGCGCGATGTGGAAAAAAGGGGAAAGAATCCCTTCCTTTTATTCCCGGTCTCGATGTTACTGGAACAATTGTTGAAGTAGGAGAAGATGTAAAGGATTTTAAAATTAACCAACGTGTTATTGCATTTCCTCAAGGGGGATCTTATGCAGAGTATGTTATTGCTAATACTGATTTAACTTTTTTAATTCCGGAAAAGTTGGATTTTGTAACCGCAGGCGCTTGCCCAATTGTTTCTTTTACGGCTCATAAGTTGCTATATGATATAGGACGAATCATGCTTGGTGAAACAGTTTTAGTTCATGCAGCTGCTGGAGGAATTGGTACCACGGCTATCCAACTGGCTAAAATTTTAGGAGCAGGTAAAGTTATTGGAACTGTGAGTAAGGAAGAAAAAGTATCTGCTGCCCGTCAAGCTGGAGCAGATTATGTATTTAACACCTCTAAAAGGAATTTTGTTCAGGATGTCCTAGAGATTACAGAAGGAGAAGGAGTAGATTTAACATTAGATTCTATTGGGGGAAGAGTAACTGAAAACAGTTTATTATGCCTAGCGAGATATGGCAGAATAGTTCACTTTGGAAATGCTAGTGGTGAAACTGCTAATATCCAAACAAAAGATCTTCATGCTAGTTGTCGATCCATATTAGGATTTAGTTTAGGCACAACCAGAAAATATCGACCTTATCTTTTACGTGATACTGCTGAAAAAGTACTGGGTTATATAGAAAGTGGGAAATTAAAAATCACTATTGGAAATCAATTTCCCCTTAAAGAGGCTAAAATTGCCCAAGAATTAATGGAGTCTAGAAACAGCATAGGTAAAATTCTTTTAATTCCACCCTCTTCCAGTCTAAATCAAACTAAAGAATAAATTTTCTATTTGAATAAGTCCAGTTTAGAATTTATAGATAATACAAGGTGGGGGACTCTCCTGTTAAGAAAAAGGTGTGCAGTGACGTTATGATCTCTTTATATTGGACTCAATATATCTTATTAAGAGTAAGCATCTTTTATCTTTTATTATAAAAAAGACAAGTAAATAGTAATTATATAACGGTAACGGGGAGATTATTTTTCCAAAATACTCGTGACATTGCAATCTTTGCCTGGTCTTCATCTGGACCGTGAACTTCTATTTTAAACGTTTGTGAGTCAAGTACAGCATAGGTTAGACAAAGCATACTTTTTGCGTCTATATTTTTGTTATCTGTCCTTATTACAATACTTGAATCAAACTTATTAGCTGTATCATTAATTTCTACTAATACTTTAGCTAAAGCTTTATTTAAAGTCATATTTTCACTCCTAAATAGATATTGTAGATCTACAAATAAATAAAGAAATGATACTAATAAACAGTCCTTTATGTATTCTCTTCTTTTCTACATAAAAGACTGTTTTCTTTTAAGTAAAGACCAGCAATATTTACCTTGAAAATTAGGAATTACTTACACGAATAAATTATTGAACTGTTCTTTTGAATAAATATATTACAAAGGATAAGAAAATAAAAATACAAAAAGTGTATCGGTAAGCATAATTAAAATGTATTTCTGTATATTGCTCTGAAAAATTAAAATAAAAAGGTACCTGCAACTTAAATTTTCTTAAAGAAATTATTTTTAGGAGGTACTGATTTGAAGAAAACAAAAGTGAATTCAATGGAGGTTGCTAAGCTAGCCGGAGTTTCCCAATCAACAGTCTCACGTGTTTTTAGTTCTAGAGGAACTGTATCTGAGAAAACACGCAATCGTGTATGGGAAGCAGCTGAAGAGTTAGGTTATCGTCCGAATGCTCTGGCCAGGGGATTAATTATGAATGAAACAAAAATGATAGGTGTCGTGGTTAGAGATAAACAAAACTTGCTATACCCAGAAATCTTAGATAAGTTTTCGAAGGGGTTGCGTGAAAAAGGCTATTATGTTCTTTTTTCTTATGTGGAAAATGATGAGGTGCAACAAGATGATGTCTTTCAATTTCTCGAATACAACGTAGATGGTGTAATTGCAGTGGATGTTTCATTATCTTCAGCTACTGTCTTAAACCTTTCAAAATCTAACATACCGATTATATTCTTTAATCGTTACAATAAAGATTTTTCTGGTTCTTATCATTTTATAGGTTGTGATAACTATTCAGCTGGTAAATATATTGGAGAGTACTTAATTAGACAAAATCATAATCGGTATGCTTATATTTCAGGTCATTTGATTGACGGAATAGAGGATTATTGTAAAAACGGTTTCTGCGACTCACTTCAACAACATGGTAAAGAAGCCGTTATTACTTTAGAAGATCATACATATGAAGGGGGGTATAGAGCTGCCTTACGAGTATTGAATTGTGATTCCCCTTCAGACGCTATATTTTGTGCTAATAACATTATGGCATTCGGAGCAATCGATGCCATTAAAACTTTAGGATTATCAATACCTAAAGATGTATCAATTGTAGGAATGCACGATTCTATTATGGCCTCATGGGGACGGTATTCTTTAACAACGTGGCACCAACCATTAGATGAGATGATTGATTTAACAATTAACACATTATTAAATAACATTGAGGGGAAAGTTAAAACTTTTGTTTCTACTCT
This genomic interval carries:
- a CDS encoding iron-containing alcohol dehydrogenase, whose protein sequence is MTISYFRTAETLVTGSGSISKIGEEAKKLNATKVIIITDKVIRQTGLLSKVINPLEEAGLATDIIDDVVPEPPFENLEQMITQIEGKGYDLLVGVGGGSALDIAKVLSIMLTNNEDVRDLVGIEKVKNPGVPTILVPTTSGTGSEVTYNAIFTDIRDKVKKGIVSPYLLPKVAIVDPELTLTVPPSVTAATGMDALVHAVESYTAIRAGELTDGIALQAIKLISGSIRKAVYNGKDLKAREDMAMGSLLAGISLGNAGVGAVHALAYPLGGKFKVPHGVANSLLLPFVMKYNAVADLEKFAEVAKAMGENVDGLSLREAADRAVQALAQLSKDVGIPSSLKEVGVTASDISDLAEEASKIDRLLNNNPRWLTVKEIKKIYEEAYGSVEVPALATT
- a CDS encoding SDR family NAD(P)-dependent oxidoreductase; its protein translation is MSYFSELEGKKILVVGGSKGIGKDIALAFAKLKADVIITGRNEEDLKKASDEIGEFNSNCSYLTADIQNVNQIYTMIDQAYERLGGIDVLINNAGVNIPKPALEVTEEDWDQVLDTNLKGTFFCSQRAGKYMIEQGRKGRIINIVSQMAFVGYIKRAAYCSSKGGAVQLTKALAIEWADKQIKVNAVAPTFIETDFTKKMFDNKDFYNDVLSRIPLGTLAKPNDVTGAVLFLASDMASFITGETIRVDGGWTAI
- a CDS encoding quinone oxidoreductase family protein, with the protein product MYAVIVTDYGDTEVLRYQQVEQPKPGLNQVLIKVEATSVNFADIKARCGKKGKESLPFIPGLDVTGTIVEVGEDVKDFKINQRVIAFPQGGSYAEYVIANTDLTFLIPEKLDFVTAGACPIVSFTAHKLLYDIGRIMLGETVLVHAAAGGIGTTAIQLAKILGAGKVIGTVSKEEKVSAARQAGADYVFNTSKRNFVQDVLEITEGEGVDLTLDSIGGRVTENSLLCLARYGRIVHFGNASGETANIQTKDLHASCRSILGFSLGTTRKYRPYLLRDTAEKVLGYIESGKLKITIGNQFPLKEAKIAQELMESRNSIGKILLIPPSSSLNQTKE
- a CDS encoding HPr family phosphocarrier protein, translated to MTLNKALAKVLVEINDTANKFDSSIVIRTDNKNIDAKSMLCLTYAVLDSQTFKIEVHGPDEDQAKIAMSRVFWKNNLPVTVI
- a CDS encoding LacI family DNA-binding transcriptional regulator, whose protein sequence is MKKTKVNSMEVAKLAGVSQSTVSRVFSSRGTVSEKTRNRVWEAAEELGYRPNALARGLIMNETKMIGVVVRDKQNLLYPEILDKFSKGLREKGYYVLFSYVENDEVQQDDVFQFLEYNVDGVIAVDVSLSSATVLNLSKSNIPIIFFNRYNKDFSGSYHFIGCDNYSAGKYIGEYLIRQNHNRYAYISGHLIDGIEDYCKNGFCDSLQQHGKEAVITLEDHTYEGGYRAALRVLNCDSPSDAIFCANNIMAFGAIDAIKTLGLSIPKDVSIVGMHDSIMASWGRYSLTTWHQPLDEMIDLTINTLLNNIEGKVKTFVSTLLCGTLVKRSSVRISLET